One genomic segment of Vagococcus intermedius includes these proteins:
- a CDS encoding UDP-N-acetylmuramoyl-L-alanyl-D-glutamate--L-lysine ligase, which translates to MISLNKITEILIEHKLLKEIVISDEWYYNLPENVKTKSVAHITYDSRQIEKGSLFFCKGLAFKGLYLEQAIEKGADFYISEKFYDISTEAVGIIVTDVKRAMAVVSMAFYGYPQHDLKIIAYTGTKGKTTAAYFCKYILDEATDNKTALLSTMETVLDGKTPIKSLLTTPESVDLYRMMRQAVSNGMSHLVMEVSSQAYKTERVYNLKFDVGIFLNISEDHIGAIEHPDFDDYFYCKRELLKNSKQIILNENSDFYNILKETSKSFTDKVISYSDESKEADYQFISGEKGAFLVRSLNDELALNGDYQINLMGDFNQGNALSAMIATALTGADKNDMSKGLAIAKVPGRMEKTVSNKGVHVYIDYAHNYLSLHTLLSFVRKEHASSKLYVVIGSTGGKGVSRRHDFGKVLSELADVAILTTDDPGNERPEDIIAEIKAHLSTKVEDIIIIDRKEAITKAMELANEDDVVVLAGKGSDLYQIIDGNRLPYAGDFKIVEQLIESGY; encoded by the coding sequence ATGATATCGTTAAATAAAATAACTGAAATATTAATTGAACATAAATTATTAAAAGAAATCGTCATTTCAGATGAATGGTATTACAATTTACCTGAGAATGTTAAAACAAAATCTGTGGCTCATATCACATATGACTCACGTCAGATTGAAAAAGGATCTTTATTTTTTTGTAAAGGACTTGCATTTAAAGGGCTTTATTTAGAGCAAGCTATCGAAAAAGGAGCAGACTTTTATATTTCTGAAAAATTTTATGATATCTCGACAGAAGCTGTTGGGATTATTGTAACAGATGTGAAACGAGCTATGGCTGTTGTTAGTATGGCGTTTTATGGTTATCCACAACATGATCTCAAGATTATCGCCTATACAGGAACAAAAGGGAAAACGACAGCAGCATATTTTTGTAAATATATTTTAGATGAAGCCACTGATAATAAAACAGCGTTATTATCAACGATGGAAACTGTGCTAGATGGTAAAACACCTATCAAATCCTTGTTGACGACCCCTGAATCTGTTGATTTATATCGCATGATGCGTCAAGCTGTGTCAAATGGCATGTCACACTTAGTGATGGAAGTTTCATCACAAGCTTATAAAACAGAACGTGTTTATAATTTGAAATTTGATGTTGGGATCTTTTTAAATATTTCAGAAGATCATATTGGGGCAATTGAGCATCCAGATTTTGATGATTATTTCTATTGTAAACGTGAGTTATTAAAAAATTCAAAACAAATTATTTTAAATGAAAATTCAGATTTTTATAACATCCTTAAAGAAACTAGTAAAAGTTTTACTGATAAAGTTATTTCCTATAGTGATGAATCTAAAGAGGCAGATTATCAGTTTATCTCAGGTGAAAAAGGAGCGTTTTTAGTTCGTTCACTAAATGATGAGTTAGCGTTAAACGGTGATTATCAAATCAATTTAATGGGGGATTTCAACCAAGGAAATGCTTTAAGCGCCATGATTGCTACAGCATTAACCGGTGCCGATAAAAATGATATGTCTAAAGGCTTAGCGATTGCTAAAGTACCTGGTCGCATGGAAAAAACAGTTTCTAATAAAGGCGTTCATGTCTATATTGATTATGCACATAATTACTTAAGTTTGCATACGTTATTATCATTCGTGAGAAAAGAACATGCATCTAGTAAGTTGTATGTTGTCATTGGTAGTACTGGTGGTAAAGGAGTTTCAAGACGCCATGATTTCGGAAAAGTCTTATCTGAGTTAGCGGACGTTGCTATTTTAACAACCGATGATCCTGGTAATGAGAGACCTGAAGATATTATTGCTGAAATTAAAGCTCATTTATCTACAAAAGTAGAAGATATTATCATTATTGATCGTAAAGAAGCAATTACTAAGGCAATGGAACTTGCCAATGAAGATGATGTTGTTGTTTTAGCAGGTAAAGGTTCGGATTTATATCAAATTATTGATGGCAATCGTTTACCCTATGCTGGAGACTTCAAAATTGTTGAACAGTTAATAGAGAGTGGGTATTAA
- a CDS encoding carboxylate--amine ligase gives MTQTIEQHFQPVLLGSDINVYGMARSFYEEFGIVSEAYSSAALAPTKYSKLVNVNVFPGFHDDPTFIETMRTVVKNRTNADIKYVLIPCGDGYAELVSKHREELSKDFICTAIDHDLFETLANKVSFYETCEKYDLPYPNTLIIKKDMVKEGESIKVPFDFPVALKPADSVMYLDADFEGRKKAFTIKNQAELDLILGRVYKAGYTAEMICQDFIPGDDSGMRVLNAYVDKDSNVRMMCLGHPLLEDPTPDAIGNYVVIAPDFNEDIYKRIKSFLERINYTGFANFDMKYDPRDGEYKLFEMNLRQGRSSFYVTLNGYNLSRYIIEDRIMNKPFTETIYGNGDMLWMGVPKKIVKTYVKEGQDKQDALDMIANGKWGTTVFYKEDSALKRYALMKYSFYLYHKRYKEYFKENKG, from the coding sequence ATGACACAAACAATAGAACAACACTTCCAACCTGTATTATTAGGGAGCGATATCAATGTTTATGGTATGGCTCGTTCATTCTATGAGGAATTCGGAATTGTTTCAGAGGCGTATTCTTCAGCAGCGTTAGCGCCAACTAAATATAGTAAATTAGTAAACGTCAACGTTTTTCCGGGATTTCACGATGATCCAACATTTATCGAAACAATGCGTACTGTTGTAAAAAATCGGACGAATGCTGATATCAAATACGTCTTAATTCCTTGTGGGGATGGCTATGCTGAATTAGTTTCTAAACATCGTGAAGAGCTAAGTAAAGACTTTATTTGTACAGCAATTGATCATGATTTATTTGAAACGCTTGCTAATAAAGTTAGTTTTTACGAAACATGTGAAAAATATGACTTACCTTATCCAAACACATTGATCATCAAAAAAGACATGGTCAAAGAGGGGGAATCTATCAAAGTTCCTTTTGATTTTCCTGTAGCTCTTAAACCAGCGGATAGTGTGATGTATCTAGATGCAGATTTTGAAGGACGTAAAAAAGCTTTTACTATTAAAAATCAAGCAGAATTAGACCTGATCTTAGGTCGCGTTTACAAAGCAGGCTATACAGCTGAGATGATTTGTCAAGATTTTATTCCTGGTGATGATTCGGGCATGCGCGTTTTAAATGCTTATGTTGATAAAGATAGCAATGTTAGAATGATGTGTTTAGGACATCCCTTATTAGAAGATCCAACTCCTGATGCTATTGGGAACTATGTGGTTATTGCACCAGACTTTAACGAAGATATTTACAAACGGATCAAATCTTTCTTGGAACGGATCAATTATACAGGATTCGCAAACTTTGATATGAAGTATGATCCACGTGATGGTGAATATAAATTGTTCGAAATGAATTTACGTCAGGGACGTAGTAGTTTTTATGTTACGTTAAATGGTTATAATTTATCTCGTTATATTATTGAAGATCGTATTATGAATAAACCTTTTACTGAAACAATTTATGGTAATGGGGATATGCTATGGATGGGTGTTCCTAAAAAAATTGTTAAGACTTATGTTAAAGAAGGTCAGGATAAACAAGATGCTTTAGACATGATTGCAAATGGCAAATGGGGAACAACTGTTTTTTATAAAGAAGATTCAGCCTTAAAGCGCTACGCACTTATGAAATATAGTTTCTATCTTTACCATAAACGTTACAAAGAATATTTCAAAGAAAACAAGGGGTAG
- a CDS encoding amino acid racemase, which yields MKNFFTILGGMGTLATESFVRVLNSRTVAHTDQEYLNYMLVNHATVPDRTAYILDNTKDSPVTALVEDIKQQNLLNPLFFVLTCNTAHTFYDELQAATTAPILHMPRIAAEKVVEIYQKEDGSKIKVALLATQGTVNSGIYGKEFEADHFELVYPDVEIQGMVMDLIYRDVKEHQFLNKELYEEILQKMIYEVGCDVAVLGCTELSLMYEITKNLDYPIVDAQSEVIDKTLELALANR from the coding sequence ATGAAAAATTTCTTTACAATTTTAGGTGGCATGGGAACTCTTGCTACTGAAAGCTTCGTTCGTGTACTAAATAGCCGTACAGTGGCACACACTGACCAAGAGTATTTAAATTATATGCTAGTTAATCACGCCACTGTTCCTGATAGAACGGCTTATATTCTTGATAATACTAAAGATAGTCCCGTTACGGCTTTAGTAGAAGATATTAAACAGCAAAATTTATTAAATCCTCTGTTCTTTGTACTAACTTGTAATACTGCTCATACTTTTTATGATGAGTTACAAGCAGCGACTACAGCACCAATCTTACACATGCCAAGAATCGCTGCTGAAAAAGTAGTGGAAATCTATCAAAAAGAAGATGGGTCTAAAATCAAAGTCGCGTTACTTGCGACTCAAGGCACTGTCAACTCAGGAATTTATGGTAAAGAATTTGAGGCAGATCATTTTGAGCTAGTCTATCCAGACGTTGAAATACAAGGAATGGTCATGGACTTAATTTATCGTGATGTTAAAGAGCACCAATTTTTAAATAAAGAACTTTATGAAGAGATTTTACAAAAAATGATTTATGAAGTAGGGTGTGATGTCGCAGTACTAGGTTGCACAGAATTATCACTGATGTACGAAATAACTAAGAACTTAGATTATCCGATTGTAGATGCGCAATCAGAAGTTATCGATAAAACCTTAGAGTTAGCCTTAGCCAACAGATAA
- the trhA gene encoding PAQR family membrane homeostasis protein TrhA, whose product MVSLVFSKKYLIINEILNAVTHGIGVILSIIGMVFLIIKGIHINSVEHIVAYSIYGISLILLFLASTLFHSLIFTKAKKFLQLMDHSSIYLLIAGTYTPYCLLTIKGKLGWALFVIIWVMAGLGILYKSLFLAKKGNSAVFIYILMGWLCLVAVKPLYQGLGLTGTLLLVLGGIAYTVGALFYQMKSVKFMHVVWHLFVLLGAGFMYFSVFLET is encoded by the coding sequence ATGGTATCACTAGTTTTTTCTAAGAAATATTTAATAATTAATGAGATTTTGAATGCTGTTACTCATGGTATCGGTGTCATTTTAAGTATTATCGGGATGGTCTTTTTAATTATTAAAGGCATCCACATCAATTCTGTTGAACATATTGTCGCCTACTCTATTTATGGCATCAGTTTAATTTTACTTTTTTTAGCTTCTACCTTATTTCATAGTTTGATTTTTACAAAAGCTAAAAAATTTTTACAGCTAATGGATCATAGTTCAATTTATTTGCTTATAGCAGGAACGTATACGCCTTACTGTTTATTAACGATTAAAGGCAAACTAGGTTGGGCACTATTTGTCATTATTTGGGTAATGGCTGGTCTAGGTATTCTTTACAAATCGTTATTTTTAGCTAAAAAAGGAAATTCTGCCGTTTTTATTTATATTTTGATGGGATGGCTGTGTTTAGTCGCTGTCAAACCTCTCTATCAAGGATTGGGATTAACTGGTACTTTATTATTAGTCTTAGGGGGAATCGCTTATACGGTAGGTGCTCTCTTTTATCAAATGAAATCTGTTAAATTTATGCATGTTGTTTGGCATTTATTTGTCCTATTAGGTGCCGGTTTTATGTATTTTTCAGTTTTTCTAGAAACTTAG
- a CDS encoding DegV family protein, which yields MSKVKIVTDSSCNMEPGLAEKLNIEVISLSVMIDDVIYKDTDISGSQFMTMMENAAALPKTSQPPIGEFVQLYDELGADGSSIISIHMTDLISGTVNTAAQAAQLSTSDVTVINSTFTDQGLSFQVIEAAKMALDGLSKETIIEKVQEIKKNSLLYIGVASLDNMVKGGRLSRATGVLTNLFNIRVVMQLLDSELVTLSKGRGAKAFSKWFEELKADLAKMNNVKQVAITHAADIDLANKFKKDLQAMYPDMHIPILDASSIIATHTGKGAFAIMLYTE from the coding sequence ATGTCTAAAGTAAAAATTGTAACGGATTCATCATGTAATATGGAACCTGGCTTAGCTGAAAAATTGAATATTGAAGTTATCTCACTATCAGTTATGATAGACGATGTAATTTATAAAGATACAGATATTTCAGGTAGTCAATTTATGACGATGATGGAGAACGCTGCTGCTTTACCAAAAACCAGCCAACCGCCAATTGGAGAATTCGTTCAGTTGTATGATGAGTTAGGGGCGGATGGAAGTTCGATTATCTCTATCCATATGACTGATTTAATTAGTGGCACTGTAAATACTGCAGCACAAGCTGCTCAGCTATCAACAAGTGATGTGACAGTAATCAACAGTACATTTACAGACCAAGGATTGTCTTTCCAAGTAATTGAAGCTGCAAAAATGGCACTTGATGGATTATCAAAGGAAACCATTATCGAAAAAGTACAAGAAATCAAAAAAAATAGTTTACTCTATATAGGTGTGGCATCATTAGATAACATGGTCAAAGGTGGCCGATTGAGCCGTGCGACAGGAGTTTTAACCAACTTGTTCAATATTCGGGTAGTTATGCAATTATTGGACTCTGAATTGGTTACCTTATCAAAAGGTCGAGGAGCAAAAGCTTTTAGCAAGTGGTTTGAAGAATTAAAAGCCGATTTAGCAAAAATGAACAATGTGAAGCAGGTGGCAATCACTCATGCTGCTGATATTGATTTAGCAAATAAGTTTAAAAAAGACTTGCAAGCAATGTATCCTGATATGCACATCCCTATTTTAGATGCTTCATCCATCATTGCAACTCATACAGGAAAAGGTGCCTTTGCTATTATGCTATATACTGAATAA
- a CDS encoding GDSL-type esterase/lipase family protein, with amino-acid sequence MIKIKKISGMFLLVSVPAIIIWSLATLIIPKPDVKLEVNHHEPQRLQKETVTIVSLGDSLTEGIGDSTESGGYVPLLKQNISSETEVGTIITHNFGQAGDRSDQILTRLKKDDKQQEEITKADVITLSVGGNDLLKVIKKNFFKQLDLTSFEKPRDSYKDNLKELLKELRKLNPNAPIYQLGIYNPFYLNLQEVTLLQEVVDYWNKGTNEVFLTQTSSYFIPINDVLYKGIDGQIGIGETSQGKRINHLLTESITDSQGKSLNNLMSDIDNFHPNNLGYQLIANEITKEMMRTKSEWLLK; translated from the coding sequence TTGATTAAAATAAAAAAAATAAGTGGTATGTTTTTATTAGTTAGTGTGCCAGCGATTATTATATGGTCACTTGCTACTCTTATCATCCCAAAGCCAGATGTAAAGTTAGAGGTGAATCACCATGAACCTCAAAGGTTACAAAAAGAAACAGTTACGATTGTTTCTCTTGGAGATTCTTTAACAGAAGGAATTGGCGATAGCACAGAAAGTGGTGGCTACGTCCCCTTACTTAAGCAAAATATTAGTAGCGAAACTGAAGTTGGAACTATTATCACCCATAACTTTGGTCAGGCAGGTGACCGGAGCGATCAGATACTAACTAGATTAAAAAAAGATGATAAGCAACAGGAAGAAATCACCAAAGCAGACGTGATAACATTATCAGTAGGTGGAAATGATTTACTAAAAGTTATAAAGAAAAATTTCTTTAAACAGCTTGATTTGACTTCTTTTGAAAAGCCACGAGACTCTTATAAAGATAATTTAAAAGAATTGCTAAAAGAATTAAGAAAACTGAATCCAAATGCCCCAATCTATCAACTTGGAATATACAATCCTTTTTATTTGAATTTACAAGAAGTTACTTTATTGCAAGAAGTCGTTGATTATTGGAATAAAGGAACAAATGAGGTTTTTTTAACACAAACATCAAGTTATTTTATACCCATTAATGATGTATTATATAAGGGAATAGATGGTCAAATAGGAATTGGAGAGACTAGTCAAGGGAAGCGTATCAATCATCTTTTAACAGAGTCTATTACAGACTCACAAGGAAAAAGTCTTAACAATTTGATGTCGGACATAGATAATTTCCATCCAAATAATTTAGGTTATCAATTAATTGCTAATGAAATAACAAAAGAAATGATGCGTACAAAATCTGAATGGCTGTTGAAATAG
- a CDS encoding YpmS family protein: MRKSTDTLDDEVNKSKALETKLTESKINRNYWKISFLLLIGIILGFSLFIGIRVSEPQKVNLPKVNETTTTEPTFQIQLNKTQVNDIISYYLNDFLKDSGIKYQFYLEKNALLNGTFKVLGHDMQFYLYFDPFVMENGDIQLKATSLSIGSLPLPITQVMKYVASDYEIPKWVDVQPSSKTIILHLSQFELQNGMKLAADKMNIVDDDIRFNIFLPLDKQNREKGE; encoded by the coding sequence ATGAGAAAGAGCACTGATACATTGGATGATGAAGTTAATAAAAGTAAGGCACTTGAAACGAAACTGACGGAGAGCAAAATAAATAGAAATTACTGGAAAATTAGCTTCTTACTATTAATAGGTATAATACTTGGTTTTAGTTTGTTTATTGGAATTCGAGTATCGGAACCCCAGAAAGTTAATTTACCAAAAGTTAACGAAACAACTACAACTGAGCCAACTTTTCAAATACAACTTAATAAAACGCAAGTCAATGATATTATAAGTTATTATTTGAATGATTTTTTAAAAGATTCTGGTATTAAATATCAATTTTATTTAGAAAAAAATGCTCTTTTAAACGGGACATTTAAAGTTCTCGGTCATGACATGCAGTTTTATCTATATTTTGATCCCTTCGTCATGGAAAATGGCGATATTCAATTGAAAGCAACAAGTTTATCAATCGGTAGTTTACCTTTACCGATTACTCAAGTGATGAAATATGTTGCAAGTGATTACGAGATTCCTAAGTGGGTAGACGTACAGCCTTCTTCTAAAACAATTATTTTACATTTGAGTCAGTTTGAATTACAAAATGGTATGAAATTAGCTGCTGATAAAATGAATATAGTAGATGATGATATTCGTTTTAATATATTTTTACCCTTAGACAAACAAAATCGTGAGAAGGGAGAGTAA
- a CDS encoding YozE family protein → MTRSFYHYMLTLRDPNKKDGVTLLANNIGEDINFPKQSITYDEISNYLETDTSYLDNMDIFDNAWSLYLDNN, encoded by the coding sequence ATGACACGAAGTTTTTACCATTATATGCTAACTTTAAGAGACCCTAATAAAAAAGACGGAGTAACACTATTAGCTAATAATATAGGAGAGGATATTAATTTTCCTAAACAGTCTATAACTTATGACGAAATTAGTAATTATTTAGAAACTGATACTAGCTATTTGGACAATATGGATATTTTTGATAATGCCTGGTCACTATATTTAGATAATAATTGA
- a CDS encoding acyltransferase family protein has protein sequence MNKQRHYLPSIDGLRALAIIFVLLYHFQIPFFSGGFIGVDIFFVLSGYLITSKLLIEWQKNKHINLKKFWLKRIRRLMPAVIFLIVSVLIICLIGFPAVFHKSWKDGVASFFYVSNWWYIFEKIPYFDSFGIPSPFKHLWSLAIEEQFYVFWPLIFVILIKWLKKRQHVLKYLVIVGWISAILMALLYSPSHLDRVYYGTDTRLFTLAVGCSLAFLWPYTILEDNISREEQIIIDFIGLISLIILILMAISLSETTTFLYYGGFLMIALLAALLLAVLVHPGSRMAVLFSNKYAVWIGKRSYSMYLWHYPIIALTTPVKGMGRLHLSLIILQLILIIFISHWSYTYLEEPIRKYGFTPYLKKITNTKVIKAHTKNIAISIVLLLLLSSALWVNSDYINNGKFFFQEVKHDKIKVEKVKKDIPKKDISRVLAIGDSVLLGAQNQLAEAIPGIVIDAEVGRQLYQAHDLVEKKYKKYNNEDAVIILELGSNSPFKVEQLTDFLALFNRANILIVNTRVPKPWEAEVNQMLAEVSETHKNIKLADWHSEAIQAPYLLVSDGVHLSLDGIVSYTNLIMNNLSTYNLKPVAAHKTVKSAYPPKEEVTDNQTDNQSE, from the coding sequence ATGAATAAACAACGTCATTATTTACCTAGTATCGATGGTTTAAGAGCCTTAGCGATCATTTTTGTATTGCTTTATCACTTTCAAATTCCATTTTTTTCAGGCGGATTTATTGGGGTAGATATTTTCTTTGTATTATCAGGATATCTAATTACCAGTAAACTGTTGATAGAATGGCAGAAAAATAAACATATAAATTTGAAAAAATTTTGGTTAAAACGAATTAGGCGACTCATGCCTGCCGTTATTTTTTTGATTGTCTCTGTCTTAATTATTTGTTTAATAGGATTTCCAGCTGTTTTTCATAAAAGTTGGAAAGATGGAGTTGCTTCTTTTTTTTATGTCAGCAACTGGTGGTATATTTTTGAAAAAATACCTTATTTTGACTCATTTGGCATCCCAAGTCCTTTTAAGCATCTCTGGTCGTTGGCTATCGAAGAACAATTTTATGTTTTCTGGCCTTTAATTTTTGTTATATTAATAAAGTGGTTAAAGAAAAGACAACATGTCTTAAAATATTTAGTCATAGTCGGCTGGATCTCAGCAATATTAATGGCACTATTATATAGTCCAAGTCATTTAGACAGGGTTTACTATGGAACAGATACGCGTTTATTTACACTAGCGGTAGGTTGTAGTCTAGCTTTCTTGTGGCCATATACTATCTTGGAAGATAATATAAGCCGAGAAGAGCAAATTATAATTGATTTTATTGGTCTAATTTCATTAATAATTTTAATTTTAATGGCGATTTCGTTATCAGAGACGACTACATTTTTATATTATGGTGGATTTTTAATGATTGCATTATTAGCCGCGTTATTACTAGCGGTACTGGTCCATCCCGGAAGCCGTATGGCTGTTTTATTTTCCAATAAGTATGCTGTCTGGATTGGTAAACGTTCTTATAGTATGTATCTTTGGCACTATCCAATCATTGCTTTAACTACACCTGTAAAAGGGATGGGACGGTTACACCTTAGTTTAATAATTTTACAATTGATTTTAATAATTTTTATTTCACACTGGTCATATACCTATTTAGAAGAACCAATTAGAAAATATGGCTTCACTCCTTACTTGAAAAAAATAACAAATACTAAAGTTATAAAAGCTCATACTAAAAATATTGCTATTTCAATCGTACTGCTTCTTTTATTATCTTCAGCACTATGGGTCAATAGCGATTACATTAATAATGGTAAGTTTTTTTTCCAAGAAGTTAAACATGATAAAATAAAAGTTGAAAAAGTAAAAAAAGACATTCCTAAAAAAGATATCTCACGCGTTTTAGCTATTGGAGATTCGGTACTTTTAGGTGCTCAAAATCAATTAGCTGAAGCGATACCAGGTATTGTAATTGATGCAGAAGTAGGTCGTCAACTTTATCAAGCTCATGATTTAGTAGAGAAGAAATATAAAAAATATAACAATGAAGATGCTGTGATTATATTAGAACTAGGATCTAACAGCCCCTTCAAAGTGGAACAATTGACAGATTTTTTAGCACTATTCAATCGTGCCAATATTTTAATCGTTAATACTCGTGTTCCAAAACCTTGGGAAGCGGAAGTGAACCAAATGTTAGCAGAGGTTTCCGAGACTCACAAAAATATCAAATTAGCTGACTGGCATAGCGAGGCTATTCAAGCGCCATATTTATTAGTATCAGATGGTGTCCATTTATCACTGGATGGCATTGTGAGCTACACAAATTTAATTATGAATAATCTATCAACATATAATCTAAAACCTGTAGCAGCTCATAAAACCGTTAAATCAGCTTATCCTCCTAAAGAGGAAGTAACAGATAACCAAACAGATAACCAATCTGAATAA
- a CDS encoding AI-2E family transporter, producing MALWEKFKQNDGLRRTVVLLVICAILFFIRDIISLILLTFILTYLITRLVNGVYRRIPLPKKIIALLIYGFIIVFLYFALTIYTPKLITQTISMVESVISFYQEPNSDNSLLEWISQNISFTEIKEQLTSGVKVIFNYVSSIGSMGMTFVMSFVLSFFFCIEETWVKSFSSLFLTSKISWFSQDVAYLGKKFVNTFGVVLEAQFLIALVNTGLTVLGLYIMSFPQLLSLALMIFIFSLVPVAGVILSCVPLSLIGYTVGGVKDVFYVLIMIAVIHMFESYFLNPKLMSSKTDLPVFYIFIILMFSEHFFGVWGLVVGIPVFVFLLDLLEVKSLDKKLRLPTLGIKK from the coding sequence ATGGCATTGTGGGAGAAATTTAAGCAAAATGACGGACTACGACGAACGGTTGTTTTATTAGTCATTTGTGCAATTTTATTTTTTATTAGAGATATTATTAGCTTGATTTTATTAACGTTTATTCTAACTTATTTAATAACACGTTTGGTCAATGGTGTGTATCGAAGAATACCCTTACCTAAAAAAATAATCGCTCTTTTAATTTACGGGTTTATTATAGTTTTCCTTTATTTTGCGCTAACTATTTATACACCTAAGCTAATCACCCAAACTATTTCAATGGTTGAATCAGTTATTTCGTTCTACCAAGAACCTAATTCAGATAATTCCTTGTTAGAATGGATCAGTCAAAATATAAGTTTTACAGAAATCAAAGAACAATTAACCTCAGGAGTAAAGGTTATCTTCAATTATGTCTCTAGTATCGGCTCTATGGGAATGACCTTTGTCATGTCTTTTGTGCTAAGTTTCTTTTTCTGCATTGAAGAAACATGGGTAAAAAGTTTTAGCAGCCTTTTTTTAACAAGTAAAATTAGTTGGTTTAGTCAAGATGTTGCCTACTTAGGTAAAAAATTTGTTAATACTTTCGGAGTGGTCTTAGAAGCTCAATTCCTAATCGCTTTAGTTAATACTGGTTTAACTGTTTTAGGATTATATATCATGAGTTTCCCTCAATTACTTAGCTTAGCTCTAATGATTTTTATCTTTAGCTTAGTTCCAGTTGCTGGGGTGATCTTATCTTGCGTCCCGTTGTCTTTAATTGGCTATACGGTGGGCGGAGTTAAAGATGTTTTTTACGTACTTATCATGATTGCTGTTATCCATATGTTCGAATCTTATTTCTTAAACCCTAAACTAATGAGCAGTAAAACGGATTTGCCAGTTTTTTATATTTTTATTATTTTGATGTTTTCAGAACACTTCTTTGGTGTTTGGGGGCTAGTAGTTGGTATTCCAGTTTTTGTATTCTTATTAGATTTACTAGAAGTTAAATCATTAGATAAGAAACTCAGATTACCCACATTAGGGATAAAAAAATAA